One Cervus canadensis isolate Bull #8, Minnesota chromosome 1, ASM1932006v1, whole genome shotgun sequence genomic window carries:
- the CMKLR1 gene encoding chemokine-like receptor 1, with translation METEDYNASYEDYPDDLDPIVVLEELSPLEGRVVRIFLVVIYSIICLLGILGNGLVIIIITCKMKRTVNTIWFLNLAVADFLFNIFLPIHIAYAALDYHWVFGTAMCKISNFLLIHNMFTSVFLLTVISFDRCVSVLLPVWSQNHRSVRLAYTACLVIWVLAFFLSSPSLVFRDTARLHGKISCFNNFSLSAAGSAPWPAHPQVDPVGSGRHMVVTITRFLCGFLVPGLITTACYFTIVYKLQRSRLAKTKKPFKIILTIIITFFLCWCPYHAFYLLELRRGSVPPSVFSLGVPLATAIAIANSCMNPILYVFMGQDFKKFRVALFSRLVNALSEDTGHSSYPSHRSFTKMSSMNERETGML, from the coding sequence ATGGAGACTGAGGATTACAATGCCTCCTACGAGGACTACCCCGATGACTTGGACCCCATCGTGGTTTTGGAGGAGTTATCTCCCCTGGAAGGCAGAGTGGTCAGGATCTTCCTGGTGGTGATCTACAGCATTATCTGTCTCCTCGGGATCCTGGGCAATGGCTTGGTGATCATCATCATCACCTGCAAGATGAAGAGGACGGTGAACACCATCTGGTTCCTCAACCTGGCCGTGGCCGACTTCCTGTTCaacatcttcctccccatccacATCGCCTACGCCGCCCTGGACTACCACTGGGTTTTTGGGACGGCTATGTGCAAGATCAGCAACTTCCTGCTCATCCACAACATGTTCACCAGCGTCTTCCTGCTGACCGTCATCAGCTTCGACCGCTGCGTCTCCGTGCTCCTCCCCGTCTGGTCCCAGAACCACCGCAGCGTCCGGCTCGCTTACACGGCTTGCCTGGTCATCTGGGTCCTGGCTTTCTTCTTGAGTTCCCCATCCCTCGTCTTCCGGGACACGGCCCGCCTGCACGGGAAGATATCCTGCTTTAACAACTTCAGCCTGTCGGCTGCCGGCTCTGCCCCATGGCCCGCTCACCCCCAGGTGGACCCGGTGGGCTCTGGCCGGCACATGGTGGTGACCATCACCCGCTTCCTCTGTGGCTTCCTGGTGCCGGGTCTCATCACCACCGCCTGCTACTTCACCATCGTCTACAAGCTGCAGCGCAGCCGCCTGGCCAAGACCAAGAAACCCTTCAAGATCATCCTGACCATCATCATCACCTTCTTCCTCTGCTGGTGCCCCTACCACGCGTTCTACCTCCTGGAGCTCCGTCGCGGCTCCGTGCCTCCCTCCGTCTTCAGCCTGGGCGTGCCCCTGGCCACCGCCATCGCCATCGCCAACAGCTGTATGAACCCCATCCTGTACGTCTTCATGGGTCAGGACTTCAAGAAGTTCAGGGTGGCCCTCTTCTCCCGTCTGGTCAATGCCCTGAGTGAGGACACAGGCCACTCCTCCTACCCCAGCCACAGGAGCTTTACCAAGATGTCATCCATGAATGAGAGGGAGACTGGCATGCTCTGA